One Armatimonadia bacterium DNA segment encodes these proteins:
- a CDS encoding LptA/OstA family protein has product MKFRFRYGALIAVLMVAVALVVGIVASRNPDRSKVQTTAPSAARTAPDQAGLKISGLEATDRDEKGNLRWQIKSSGKMDFDREQMVARGQNVTWELTRADGAQMQLVAPEFVADYHAKLVTLTKGVKAESTREAFAFQASQVVYDMAAEHLHASGPVIARLGDYDLKSKDLGFDRQGREVTLVGAVALGYQDYHVTAGRAVAHLTTREATLTGGARLQRGDYVARADTVHVNAEAQQVHLTNAVRVSRGDLSARAGDALFGKLSQQARLSGDVALTGNGFTATGRRLVVDGEASTATLSGGARLTTRIRR; this is encoded by the coding sequence ATGAAGTTCAGGTTCCGGTACGGCGCCCTGATCGCCGTTCTCATGGTCGCAGTGGCCCTTGTGGTCGGCATCGTCGCTTCGCGCAACCCGGATCGCTCGAAGGTGCAGACCACGGCACCCTCTGCCGCCAGGACGGCCCCGGATCAGGCCGGTCTCAAGATCAGCGGCCTGGAGGCCACTGACCGTGACGAGAAGGGCAACCTGCGCTGGCAGATCAAAAGCTCCGGCAAGATGGACTTCGACCGCGAGCAAATGGTGGCTCGTGGTCAGAACGTGACCTGGGAGCTGACCCGGGCCGATGGCGCCCAGATGCAGCTCGTGGCTCCCGAATTCGTCGCCGACTACCATGCCAAGCTCGTGACCCTGACGAAGGGCGTGAAGGCAGAGAGCACCAGAGAAGCCTTTGCCTTCCAGGCCTCGCAGGTCGTGTATGACATGGCGGCCGAGCACCTCCACGCTTCGGGGCCTGTCATCGCAAGGCTGGGGGACTACGACCTTAAGTCCAAGGACCTTGGCTTCGACCGCCAGGGGCGCGAAGTGACCCTGGTTGGCGCGGTCGCCCTGGGGTACCAGGACTACCACGTGACGGCCGGCAGGGCTGTGGCACACCTGACGACCCGTGAGGCCACACTGACGGGCGGCGCACGACTGCAGCGCGGTGACTATGTCGCCCGGGCCGATACGGTGCACGTCAATGCCGAGGCTCAGCAAGTCCATCTCACGAACGCCGTGAGAGTCAGTCGGGGCGACCTGAGCGCTCGTGCCGGCGATGCACTCTTCGGCAAGCTAAGCCAGCAAGCCCGACTGTCCGGCGACGTGGCCCTGACCGGCAACGGCTTCACGGCAACCGGGCGCCGCCTCGTGGTCGACGGCGAGGCATCGACCGCCACACTCTCGGGTGGTGCACGTCTGACGACAAGGATCCGCAGATAG
- a CDS encoding glycosyltransferase family 2 protein: MKLSVVMPAYNEIDTIEEIVARVQAVPVDKEILLIDNCSTDGTREKIQALEAPGVRVILQTRNMRKGNSVKKGIAAAQGDFLIIQDADLEYDPQDYLPLLEAAEQEGVYAVMGSRVLGLRREGKQLPVSIFSLGRQAINVWFALLFGKGLTDSASCYKLARREVLQGLTLRCESFDLDFELAAKFLKGARRAGQRVVEIPVHYYPRSVHEGKKIGWRDGFAALWTILRFRFTD; this comes from the coding sequence ATGAAACTGTCCGTGGTGATGCCGGCATACAACGAGATTGACACGATCGAGGAGATCGTCGCCCGGGTCCAGGCCGTTCCAGTGGACAAGGAGATCCTCCTCATCGACAACTGCTCCACCGACGGGACGCGCGAGAAGATCCAGGCTCTCGAGGCTCCCGGTGTGCGGGTCATCTTGCAGACCCGCAACATGCGCAAGGGCAATTCTGTCAAAAAGGGGATCGCAGCCGCTCAGGGCGACTTCCTCATCATCCAGGACGCTGACCTGGAGTACGACCCGCAGGACTACCTCCCGCTTCTGGAGGCCGCTGAGCAGGAGGGCGTCTATGCCGTCATGGGCTCGCGCGTTCTGGGTCTGCGGCGGGAGGGGAAGCAGCTTCCGGTCAGCATCTTCAGCCTTGGGCGACAGGCCATCAACGTCTGGTTCGCCCTGCTCTTCGGCAAGGGGTTGACCGACAGCGCAAGTTGCTACAAACTGGCACGTCGCGAGGTGCTGCAGGGCCTGACCTTGCGCTGCGAGAGCTTTGACCTGGATTTCGAACTGGCCGCCAAGTTCCTCAAAGGTGCTCGGCGCGCCGGGCAGCGAGTCGTGGAGATCCCGGTCCACTACTACCCGCGCAGCGTACACGAAGGCAAGAAGATCGGCTGGCGCGACGGATTCGCAGCCCTCTGGACGATACTCAGGTTCCGCTTCACCGACTGA
- a CDS encoding sugar phosphate nucleotidyltransferase, producing the protein MALFVGGRGTRLSAEESAIPKALFQVGDRPIVWHIMRMFMAAGMNDFLLLLGYRGDLIADYFIHHAPYLNADVEVSGGRAGLHEVEILARRDNPWRVTLCPTGTDTEKGERLRRARKYLEDEPDFVATYGDGLADINPQALVDFHRAHGKVATVTAVRVCSQWGHLDLDDGGRVTGLREKPPLQGWVNGGFFVFRREVLDLLEQDDTLESNCLPRLAAAGELMAYQHEGFWTAMDTYKDNLALNQMWESGHAPWQTWSEPEKD; encoded by the coding sequence GTGGCGCTGTTCGTCGGCGGAAGAGGCACGCGGCTGTCGGCCGAGGAGTCGGCAATCCCGAAAGCGCTGTTCCAGGTCGGGGACCGGCCGATCGTGTGGCACATCATGCGCATGTTCATGGCCGCCGGGATGAACGACTTCCTGCTGCTCCTGGGATACCGTGGTGACCTCATCGCCGACTACTTCATCCACCATGCGCCCTACCTGAATGCAGATGTCGAGGTGAGCGGCGGCAGGGCAGGGCTCCACGAGGTGGAGATCCTCGCGCGACGCGACAACCCCTGGAGGGTGACCCTGTGCCCCACCGGGACAGATACCGAGAAGGGCGAACGCCTGCGACGCGCCCGCAAGTACCTCGAAGACGAGCCTGACTTCGTGGCCACCTACGGAGACGGCCTGGCGGACATCAACCCGCAGGCCCTGGTCGACTTCCACCGGGCCCACGGGAAGGTCGCCACGGTCACCGCAGTACGCGTCTGCTCCCAGTGGGGACACCTGGACCTCGATGACGGAGGCCGTGTGACCGGCCTGCGTGAGAAACCGCCCCTGCAGGGCTGGGTGAATGGCGGCTTCTTCGTGTTCCGGCGCGAGGTCCTCGATCTGCTTGAACAGGACGACACACTCGAGTCCAACTGCCTGCCACGCCTCGCGGCGGCGGGTGAGTTGATGGCCTACCAGCACGAGGGTTTCTGGACCGCCATGGATACCTATAAGGACAACCTGGCGTTGAACCAGATGTGGGAGAGCGGGCATGCCCCGTGGCAGACCTGGTCCGAACCTGAGAAGGACTGA
- a CDS encoding DUF2142 domain-containing protein, which yields MKKSKAKQKPLAPSKSPEPPIDGPRYALAILIGLYLLLALGAAVVVPTDPAQAPKLVPPDEPAHWAYIVELASGKGLPTFASGTANYEAHQPPLYYLSALWCAWLGGSHGLLLARLWSALLGVGTLLAAWQALRYLLGEAFWPRLAAVAALAFLPGRLFILSSVSNDPMFELWATLTLWQLLKALHEGITPRRSVYLGICLGLALLSKSTGIVLIPLAVLAAVSGSLTKGSRSPDSTAHSGSWIANTALMLLVTGLIWGWWVVRNLVLYGDPLAMGIFQQIFLKDRATPEYFLSHGMTWGGYWTLVAYQAQMSLWGVFGQATIYMPLAFYRIGYALEALAVVGLAVEWWRFRAARPVEADDLSAARTRCWGAAILLLFLTLATFLRFNTVFYQAQARYFLGASAVGAAILAAGLYGLARGKSSPWPALLLTLLLAALSVWAIWAHVAGSYSLMPPGLL from the coding sequence ATGAAGAAGTCCAAAGCCAAACAGAAGCCCCTGGCTCCTTCAAAGAGCCCTGAGCCGCCCATCGACGGCCCGAGATATGCTCTGGCCATCCTGATTGGTCTGTACCTGCTTCTCGCCCTGGGGGCAGCGGTGGTCGTCCCCACGGACCCGGCGCAGGCGCCGAAACTCGTGCCTCCAGATGAGCCGGCCCATTGGGCCTACATCGTCGAACTCGCTTCGGGCAAGGGCCTGCCCACCTTTGCCTCCGGCACTGCGAACTACGAGGCCCACCAGCCGCCCTTGTACTACCTGAGCGCTCTGTGGTGCGCCTGGCTGGGCGGTTCGCACGGGCTTCTCCTGGCCCGTCTGTGGAGCGCTCTGCTCGGGGTCGGCACCTTGCTGGCCGCCTGGCAGGCTCTGCGCTATCTCTTGGGTGAGGCTTTCTGGCCGCGTCTGGCGGCAGTAGCCGCTCTCGCCTTCCTCCCCGGCCGGTTGTTCATCCTCTCCTCGGTGAGCAACGACCCGATGTTTGAGCTGTGGGCCACCCTTACCCTGTGGCAGCTCCTCAAGGCCCTTCACGAGGGCATCACTCCCCGGCGGTCGGTCTATCTGGGCATCTGTCTGGGCCTCGCGCTCCTGAGCAAGTCCACGGGCATCGTGCTCATACCGCTGGCGGTGCTGGCTGCAGTGAGCGGAAGCCTCACCAAGGGCAGCCGGTCGCCGGACTCCACCGCGCACTCGGGGTCCTGGATCGCCAACACCGCCCTGATGCTCCTCGTCACGGGACTGATCTGGGGATGGTGGGTGGTCCGCAACCTGGTGCTCTATGGCGACCCGCTGGCCATGGGAATCTTCCAGCAGATCTTTCTCAAGGACCGAGCCACTCCCGAGTACTTCCTCAGTCACGGGATGACCTGGGGCGGCTACTGGACCCTCGTAGCCTACCAGGCCCAGATGAGCCTCTGGGGCGTGTTCGGCCAGGCAACTATCTACATGCCGCTGGCGTTCTACAGAATCGGCTACGCTCTGGAAGCTCTCGCGGTAGTGGGGCTTGCCGTGGAGTGGTGGCGGTTCCGCGCTGCCCGGCCGGTCGAGGCTGATGATCTGTCTGCAGCCCGAACCCGCTGCTGGGGAGCGGCGATTCTGCTGCTTTTCTTGACCCTGGCTACCTTCTTGCGGTTCAATACGGTATTCTACCAGGCACAGGCGCGCTACTTCCTGGGTGCGAGCGCCGTCGGCGCTGCGATTCTGGCTGCCGGGCTCTATGGGCTTGCCCGCGGGAAGTCGTCGCCCTGGCCTGCGCTCTTGCTGACCCTTCTGCTGGCGGCCCTCAGCGTCTGGGCGATCTGGGCGCACGTGGCCGGCAGCTACAGTCTCATGCCACCGGGTCTGCTGTAG
- a CDS encoding amino acid racemase, whose translation MSKLIGIVGGMGPKAGENLHAKILLNTRAVSDSDHLQVLLYTNPAIPDRNAFLRGEVEENPAYEILRSLQLLYGSGARVLCVPCNTAHAPAIWEVVEAGMPERARDAELLNIVSLTVGHLVRTFPSVSHVGILATTGTIAAGVYQTALSHHNVRPVVPKETTQRNVQEAVFHPEWGVKAQSSPVSQIAVDALRAAAVRMIADGAEAVILGCTEIPLALTEADLKGFPLIDATAVLAREAIRRAAGEDKLISRRR comes from the coding sequence ATGAGCAAACTGATTGGGATCGTCGGCGGAATGGGCCCGAAGGCCGGCGAGAACCTGCACGCCAAGATCCTCTTGAATACGCGCGCCGTCTCGGACAGCGACCATTTGCAGGTGCTCTTGTACACAAATCCGGCGATTCCGGACCGCAACGCCTTCCTGCGCGGTGAGGTTGAAGAGAACCCCGCCTACGAGATCCTGCGGTCGCTGCAGCTCCTGTATGGGTCCGGGGCCCGGGTGCTGTGCGTGCCCTGCAACACGGCTCACGCGCCGGCCATCTGGGAGGTCGTGGAGGCCGGGATGCCGGAGCGAGCACGGGACGCCGAGCTGCTCAACATCGTGAGTCTGACCGTGGGCCACCTGGTCCGGACCTTCCCCAGCGTTTCGCACGTGGGGATTCTTGCCACGACCGGGACCATTGCCGCCGGTGTATACCAGACGGCTTTGTCCCATCACAACGTCCGCCCGGTCGTGCCCAAGGAGACCACCCAGCGCAACGTTCAGGAAGCCGTCTTCCACCCGGAGTGGGGCGTGAAGGCGCAATCGTCACCGGTGAGCCAGATCGCGGTCGATGCCCTGCGCGCGGCCGCCGTTCGGATGATTGCTGATGGGGCGGAAGCTGTGATCCTGGGCTGCACCGAGATCCCCCTTGCCCTGACAGAGGCCGACCTCAAGGGCTTTCCACTGATCGACGCAACTGCCGTCCTCGCCCGGGAGGCCATACGCCGTGCGGCCGGGGAGGACAAGCTCATCAGCCGCCGGCGGTAG
- the hydE gene encoding [FeFe] hydrogenase H-cluster radical SAM maturase HydE, with product MTEETAASAETTGIGAQPAPALDLSEEEIATLIASEGEAAQDLRRRADEVRAATVGDEVFLRGIVEFSSHCRCHCQYCGLRADNEELDRYRLTPEEIVAAAETITELGLGTVVLQSGEDEWWTAEELAQVIAAIRSRTPLAVTLSVGEREAWEYRLWHQAGADRYLLKQETVDPVVYAEMHPGALRENRIRCLETLREIGYQIGSGCLVGLPGQTPAMLARELVFMKDLGVHMAGIGPLVPHPHTPLADLPSGSAEKTLNMMALLRLLVPDVMLAATTALETLMPGGRLAALRSGANVIMPNITPRQYAAAYEIYPGKKAPGIAVTAEVERVRQVIQEAGRVASSGPGHSPRLSGACGQA from the coding sequence ATGACTGAAGAGACCGCTGCGTCTGCCGAGACAACCGGGATTGGCGCACAGCCGGCCCCGGCCCTCGACCTGTCCGAGGAAGAGATCGCCACACTGATCGCCTCCGAAGGTGAGGCGGCGCAGGACTTGCGCCGTCGTGCCGACGAGGTCCGTGCGGCGACGGTCGGCGATGAGGTCTTCTTGCGCGGCATTGTGGAGTTCTCCAGCCACTGCCGCTGCCACTGCCAGTACTGCGGCCTGCGAGCCGACAACGAGGAACTCGATCGGTACCGCCTGACTCCGGAGGAGATCGTTGCTGCAGCGGAGACCATCACGGAGCTGGGACTGGGCACAGTGGTCCTTCAGTCGGGCGAGGATGAGTGGTGGACAGCGGAGGAGTTGGCACAGGTCATTGCGGCGATTCGGTCGCGCACTCCGCTGGCCGTTACCCTGTCGGTGGGCGAGAGGGAGGCCTGGGAGTACCGACTGTGGCACCAGGCCGGAGCCGACCGCTATCTGCTCAAGCAAGAGACGGTGGATCCGGTAGTGTATGCTGAGATGCACCCTGGTGCGCTGCGGGAGAACCGGATTCGGTGCCTGGAGACCTTGCGGGAGATTGGCTACCAGATTGGCTCGGGGTGCCTTGTGGGGCTGCCGGGGCAGACGCCGGCGATGCTGGCTCGTGAGCTTGTGTTCATGAAGGACCTGGGGGTGCACATGGCGGGGATTGGTCCCCTGGTTCCGCACCCTCATACGCCGCTGGCTGACCTTCCGAGTGGGTCGGCGGAGAAGACGCTGAACATGATGGCGCTGCTGCGCCTGCTGGTGCCGGACGTGATGCTTGCGGCGACGACGGCCCTGGAGACGCTGATGCCCGGCGGCCGCCTCGCGGCCCTCCGGTCGGGAGCGAATGTCATCATGCCGAACATCACGCCGCGGCAGTACGCTGCCGCCTACGAGATCTACCCCGGGAAGAAGGCGCCGGGGATTGCCGTGACTGCCGAGGTGGAGCGGGTACGCCAGGTGATTCAGGAAGCCGGTCGAGTTGCCTCCAGCGGTCCGGGCCACAGTCCCCGGCTGAGCGGCGCTTGCGGGCAGGCCTGA
- a CDS encoding aspartate ammonia-lyase has translation MYRREHDLIGELEIPAEAYWGIHTARAVTNFPLIGQPVHPELITALALVKKACALANVKAGVLEERIGKAIVQACEEIAGSEEQPPALRDQFPVDALQGGAGTSTNMNMNEVVANRAIEILGGTRGDYSLVHPNDHVNLSQSTNDVFPTAVKVAALRLMRKSAQAMSELQGALQKQEAKYASVLKLGRTEMQDAVPITVGQSFAAWAQAIQRDWWRLYKMEERLRQVNLGGTAIGTGLNAPLRYVYGATEILRELTGLGLARAENLIDATQNCDLFVEVSGCVKTAAVDLSKIAADLRLLSSGPRGGFGELRLPPRQAGSSIMPGKVNPVITEAVTQCSLMVMAHDQAITLAAAGGQLELNAFVPLICHSLLESLDLVTRSATILKDFCIAEVEVDEERCRQLLENSAALATALVPYIGYDKATEIARRAVAGEGSVPELVLKEGLLTQEQLAAMIHPEQLTTPGVAGDKARR, from the coding sequence ATGTACCGAAGAGAGCACGATCTGATAGGGGAGTTGGAGATCCCGGCGGAGGCCTACTGGGGGATTCACACAGCCCGGGCGGTGACCAACTTCCCACTGATAGGGCAGCCGGTGCATCCGGAGCTGATCACGGCGCTGGCACTGGTGAAGAAGGCCTGTGCGCTGGCCAATGTGAAGGCCGGGGTCCTGGAGGAGCGGATCGGCAAGGCCATCGTTCAGGCCTGCGAGGAGATTGCCGGGAGTGAGGAGCAGCCGCCGGCGCTGCGAGACCAGTTCCCGGTGGATGCGCTTCAGGGCGGAGCGGGGACCTCGACGAACATGAACATGAATGAGGTGGTGGCGAACCGAGCCATCGAGATTCTCGGCGGCACCAGGGGCGACTATTCCCTCGTTCACCCCAACGACCATGTGAACCTCTCGCAGTCGACGAATGACGTATTCCCGACGGCGGTGAAAGTGGCGGCCCTGCGGCTGATGCGCAAGTCAGCGCAGGCGATGAGCGAACTGCAGGGAGCCCTGCAGAAGCAGGAAGCGAAGTACGCTTCGGTGCTGAAGCTGGGACGCACCGAGATGCAGGATGCAGTGCCGATAACAGTGGGGCAAAGCTTCGCTGCCTGGGCGCAGGCGATTCAGCGCGACTGGTGGCGGCTGTACAAGATGGAGGAGCGGCTGCGCCAGGTGAACCTCGGTGGGACGGCGATTGGGACTGGGTTGAACGCGCCCCTGCGGTACGTGTATGGCGCGACGGAGATCCTGCGCGAGCTGACCGGGCTCGGACTTGCCCGGGCGGAGAACCTGATCGACGCGACCCAGAACTGCGACCTGTTCGTCGAAGTGTCCGGGTGTGTGAAGACGGCGGCGGTGGACCTGAGCAAGATTGCCGCCGACCTGCGACTGCTCTCCTCCGGTCCACGGGGCGGCTTCGGCGAGTTGCGACTTCCACCACGGCAAGCGGGCTCCTCGATCATGCCCGGCAAGGTCAACCCGGTCATCACGGAGGCGGTGACCCAGTGCTCGCTGATGGTCATGGCGCACGACCAGGCGATCACTCTCGCGGCCGCCGGAGGGCAACTGGAGCTGAATGCCTTCGTGCCGCTCATCTGCCACAGCCTGCTGGAGTCGCTGGACCTGGTGACGCGGAGCGCGACGATCCTCAAAGACTTCTGCATTGCCGAGGTCGAAGTCGATGAGGAGCGGTGTCGACAGTTGCTGGAGAACAGTGCAGCGCTGGCGACGGCGCTGGTTCCGTATATTGGTTATGACAAGGCGACCGAGATTGCACGGCGAGCGGTTGCCGGTGAAGGCTCGGTACCTGAGCTCGTGCTGAAGGAAGGGCTGCTGACGCAAGAGCAGCTCGCGGCGATGATCCATCCCGAACAGCTTACAACGCCGGGCGTGGCGGGCGACAAGGCCAGACGTTAG
- the hydF gene encoding [FeFe] hydrogenase H-cluster maturation GTPase HydF, which translates to MTNLNQTPSGDRLHIAIFGRRNAGKSSLINALTRQEAAIVSAVPGTTTDPVRKSMEIVPIGPCVLIDTAGIDDVGELGEKRIEKTMRVLDQTNLALLLLDAEQGIDGYEQDLLEQFRQRGTATIAVANKIDVNPDISSAKAWARERKLPFAAVSAMTGAGVEELKRVMIDVAPDDFLEPAIIGDLLNPGEVAVLVIPVDKAAPKGRLILPQVMTLRDVIDHDAYAIVVKERELRAAIENLQARPKIVVTDSQAVLKASADTPRDVMFTSFSILFARYKGDLEVMARGAKALRQIKPGAKVLIAEACTHHQVPDDIGTVQIPRWLRQYAGGEIQFDYVSGGDFAANLEEYDLIVHCGACMLNRKEMLARLRRAEEAGVPIINYGVFLAFVHGVLDRALEPFPLARMAYEED; encoded by the coding sequence ATGACGAACCTGAACCAGACACCCTCCGGCGACCGGTTGCACATTGCGATCTTCGGCCGCCGCAACGCCGGCAAGTCGAGCCTCATCAACGCGCTCACCCGTCAGGAAGCGGCGATCGTCTCGGCCGTGCCGGGCACGACGACCGACCCGGTGCGCAAGTCGATGGAGATCGTGCCCATCGGTCCCTGCGTGCTGATTGACACCGCCGGGATCGACGACGTGGGCGAACTGGGTGAGAAGCGCATCGAGAAGACGATGCGCGTGCTCGACCAGACGAACCTGGCCTTGCTCCTGCTGGATGCCGAGCAGGGCATCGATGGCTATGAGCAGGACCTTCTGGAGCAGTTCCGCCAGCGGGGAACGGCCACCATCGCCGTCGCCAACAAGATCGACGTGAACCCGGACATCTCGTCTGCCAAGGCCTGGGCCCGGGAGCGCAAGCTGCCCTTCGCCGCCGTGAGCGCGATGACGGGCGCCGGTGTGGAGGAGCTCAAGCGGGTCATGATCGATGTGGCCCCCGACGACTTCCTCGAACCGGCGATCATCGGTGACTTGCTGAACCCCGGCGAGGTGGCGGTGCTGGTCATTCCGGTGGACAAGGCTGCGCCGAAGGGACGGCTCATTCTGCCGCAGGTCATGACGCTGCGCGATGTCATCGACCACGACGCCTATGCGATTGTGGTGAAGGAGCGGGAGCTGCGAGCGGCCATTGAGAACCTGCAGGCGCGGCCCAAGATCGTGGTCACGGACTCGCAGGCGGTCCTGAAAGCCTCGGCGGACACCCCGCGAGACGTCATGTTCACGAGCTTCAGCATCCTGTTCGCGCGCTACAAGGGCGACCTGGAAGTGATGGCACGAGGTGCGAAGGCGCTGCGGCAGATCAAGCCCGGTGCGAAGGTTCTGATCGCGGAAGCCTGCACCCACCACCAGGTTCCGGACGACATCGGCACGGTGCAGATTCCGCGCTGGCTTCGGCAGTACGCCGGTGGCGAGATCCAGTTCGACTATGTGTCCGGCGGAGACTTCGCGGCGAACCTGGAGGAGTACGACCTGATCGTCCACTGCGGGGCGTGCATGCTGAACCGCAAGGAGATGCTGGCGCGACTGCGGCGGGCAGAGGAGGCCGGTGTCCCGATCATCAACTACGGCGTGTTCCTGGCCTTCGTCCACGGCGTCCTCGATCGGGCTCTGGAGCCCTTCCCCCTGGCGCGAATGGCGTACGAGGAGGACTGA
- a CDS encoding DUF4127 family protein, with translation MTLRHRPHRVLFVPLDDRPCNAKAPRLLAQLVDYELVSPPAETLGRFREPGHADQICEWLRNHVDTSLDCVILSLDMVSYGGLWASRTSATRTQLAQERLNVLAQVRSACPNATIYAFGTVPRLGTVTSSDEAALYLSHLVRYSVLAGRVAEKEQADERSRLSAIERHIPPSVLGEYLAVRGRNQEINLRAIREVSEGNLDFLVLGQDTAAPEGLHRQEQAALREEAVKQGVSDRVMLVPGADELGVCLLARFVHEHMNKVPTVRVMSTADADDVQVAPGEDRPFTQSLAAHIRLVGAQVADSADKKPDMVLAVNSPTPYGPSELRDPAVARLHRERARAFVSRAVEAAAGRGLAVCDAAFTNGADDLFVQELLSATGQVPQLLAYAGCNTASNSAGAALAHSSLRLISLQDKGAFDLAHVVGDLSTLRYLSLLDALISCERAHIRLLMTRFAEDWLYQARLRPRLAEHVCSGLRDGVFDLAHSYHQAEEIMRDGLTSAVSDLWIDQFLGRPCVSVGSDVADDVKSTVVLAELEETRLSLPWRRLFEIDVDLEFGVQLVAPGNA, from the coding sequence GTGACCCTCAGACATCGACCACATCGCGTGCTGTTTGTGCCGCTCGACGATCGGCCCTGCAATGCCAAGGCGCCGCGTCTGCTGGCACAGCTTGTAGACTACGAACTCGTGTCGCCACCTGCAGAGACGCTGGGCCGGTTCCGTGAGCCCGGGCATGCCGATCAGATCTGCGAGTGGCTGCGCAACCACGTCGACACGAGCCTCGACTGCGTCATCCTGAGCCTCGACATGGTCTCCTACGGTGGCCTGTGGGCGTCTCGTACCTCCGCCACCCGGACCCAACTGGCTCAGGAGCGGCTCAACGTCCTCGCTCAGGTCCGCAGCGCCTGCCCGAACGCCACCATCTACGCCTTCGGCACGGTGCCGCGCCTCGGTACAGTCACAAGCTCCGACGAGGCCGCGCTCTACCTGAGCCACCTCGTCCGCTATTCCGTCCTGGCCGGGCGTGTGGCCGAGAAGGAGCAAGCGGACGAACGCAGCCGTCTCTCAGCCATCGAGCGCCACATCCCGCCCTCCGTCCTCGGCGAGTACTTGGCCGTCCGCGGCCGCAACCAGGAGATCAATCTCCGGGCAATCCGTGAAGTGTCCGAGGGCAATCTCGACTTCCTCGTTCTGGGGCAGGACACAGCAGCCCCGGAGGGCCTGCACCGTCAGGAGCAGGCCGCGTTGCGCGAAGAGGCCGTCAAGCAGGGCGTCAGTGACCGGGTGATGCTCGTCCCCGGCGCCGACGAACTGGGTGTATGCCTGCTGGCCCGCTTCGTCCATGAGCACATGAACAAAGTCCCGACGGTGCGGGTGATGAGCACCGCCGACGCCGACGACGTTCAAGTGGCTCCCGGCGAGGACCGTCCCTTCACTCAGTCCCTTGCTGCCCACATCCGACTCGTGGGTGCCCAGGTTGCCGACAGCGCCGACAAGAAGCCGGACATGGTCCTGGCCGTCAACTCACCCACACCCTATGGACCGTCCGAGCTTCGCGACCCGGCCGTGGCCAGACTCCACCGCGAGCGCGCCCGGGCCTTCGTCTCAAGAGCCGTGGAAGCGGCCGCCGGTCGTGGCCTGGCAGTCTGTGACGCGGCCTTCACGAACGGCGCTGATGACCTCTTCGTCCAGGAGCTGCTCTCGGCCACCGGCCAGGTTCCGCAGCTTCTGGCCTACGCCGGCTGCAACACCGCCAGCAACAGCGCGGGGGCCGCCCTGGCCCATAGCTCCCTGCGACTGATCTCCCTGCAGGACAAGGGCGCCTTTGATCTGGCGCATGTGGTGGGCGACCTCTCAACCCTCCGTTACCTATCCCTGCTCGACGCACTCATCTCCTGCGAGCGCGCCCATATCCGTCTGCTCATGACCCGCTTCGCCGAGGACTGGCTGTATCAGGCTCGCCTTCGCCCGCGTCTCGCCGAGCACGTCTGTTCCGGCCTGCGCGATGGCGTCTTCGACCTCGCCCACAGCTACCACCAGGCCGAGGAGATCATGCGCGACGGGCTCACCAGCGCCGTCTCCGACCTCTGGATCGACCAGTTCCTGGGACGTCCCTGTGTCTCGGTCGGCTCGGATGTGGCCGACGACGTCAAGAGCACCGTCGTCCTGGCCGAGCTCGAAGAGACTCGTCTTTCACTGCCCTGGCGGCGTCTGTTCGAGATCGACGTCGACCTCGAGTTCGGCGTCCAGTTGGTCGCTCCCGGCAACGCCTGA